Genomic window (Zingiber officinale cultivar Zhangliang chromosome 2B, Zo_v1.1, whole genome shotgun sequence):
GTCTCACTTGACTCGGACTCCACCTTCCTCTTTAGCTTTTTCTTCGCATCCTCAGGGTTTGTTCTCATGTCGACACCTCTAGTCTTGTCAGGATTTTTCGATACAGGTTGGATAGGATCGGTATAAGGTTGTGCCGAATCCACAAATGCGCTGGTTGAACTGACAACTTGATTGGGAACAAGCTTGGTGGGCGGGAGGTACTTCGCAGCTGAATCAGTGGCTGGAGGTGTCCTCTCTTGCACACTCCGTAATTGAGAAGCTGAGGCTGGATTAGACTCGTCTGCTCTCATTGCAGAAGCCAACTTTTTTCTTTTGATCCTCTCTTCGTCGCGAACCTGAGCAGAATGCGAAAGAATGTCAATTTTTAGGCACATGCTTAAAACAAAAAAAGTACAATAGGAACAGAAAGAGTAGGATTGAAATGATGCAAGCACAAACAATGctatttctaataatttattatattactGTCTAGTTATTAGATTTATATTGATTTCGAACCAGTCAGTGGGTGTAATCAAATGatctatctataaacatgaattttcgcAATGCATATCAGGGCAAAAAATATCCTCCTGCTCTTCAGCCAGTATATTTAAGCAGGCAATTCTTGCCTATAAACTATTTATTACTTGCGAGACTTCAGAAACTTCAATAACAAGGACATTGATAATATTTACAAGCATATGCGTTCAACCAATATGTTTTCAATTATCATCACCATTACCACATGGCACTAACTATGCTGTGAATCGGCAGCTCTATTTGCTAGCAACTGCAGAACCTAAGAGAATCTTATGTATGGATCAAACAAAAACATCTTCCATCCCTATGACCAGCATTTGGCAACAACAAAATGTATTGGAAGGATGCACTTTGATGTCGCTTAATCAGTGAacgaattaaaaaataatagctGAAGCCAGCTTTTCTATAACTGGATACTAATAGAATTGCAATACAACATGACTGGAAGGTGTAATTCAGTTTATCTTGTCCGAGATGTGGACTAATAGTGGAATTAACCTGGTAATTCAAATTAACAAATGTGATTCACCGAACATATGACTTCATACACAGCAGTACTTATTGAAGAATCAAAATTAGAAAGAAACAAATGAACTGAGCTTCAAGATAGATTCATTATTctcaatttatatttattttcactaaaattaatcataaattCCAGGCAAAGAGAATATCAGCTTCAGCGACTCTAAATCAATAAACAACTGCATATTACCAAATCTACtaacattcttttttttttaaaaaaaaaaaaaaggatttacAAAGTAATAACACTTGGATACAAAGTGTTAAATGAAACATAATCATGCTCGTTAGAGATAAATAACAttctaataaattaagaaatggtTCAGCTAATGAAAGAATTTGCAAAATTAAGGTCACAGATAGGTGGGATATTAAGACCTTATGATGCCTGTAAAGTGCTCTTTTCCTTTCTTTGGATCTGTAAATGGCATCTTTAATGCCTACATTATCCATGTAACCATTAGGCCACAATTCTGCAAGCTGGGATGCAGAACAAAcatttcaataataataataataataataataataattatcaaAGTCATCAAAGGTGAAACAAGATGACAAGGATATATGTAGAAATTTTATCCAATAATTAGCTCTTCCCTAGAATAAAGATGCAtataaaaataacaattaaaaatAGCAACAAATATAGAGACTTCTAATAAGAAATATCAACAAGCCAGTAACTAATCAAGCGGTCATTGTAACCATTCAGTACTACCTCTAAATAAAGCTTCCTGCTTTGAGGGCCTTTGTCCTCGTCCATTCCCTGAAATGAATAATGTCAAAAACTATCAATTAACCCAGCATCCAATACCTGACTTGGAGCTTGGAATCCTAGTTGTGCAACCCAAGATCTGCAGCATGTACTGGTTCGAGTGTAAGGTCAAGTGTGGGCCCGGATTGACATGGCAGAATGGGTCGGGTCAGGAAAGACCTGTGACAACCCATACTGTTTGTATACTTGTAGGAACTTTGAACTCTCTGTCCAGTGAAATACCACACTGGCACAAAACTGAGACCCCGAACCTTGTGCAGACTAAAAATGGATTATTAGATTATTCAACTTGCTCTGGATAATGTAACAATATGTTAATAATCTTACTAGCACAGGCTTTTTAAAATTCCTCTAAAACTGACACCGACAATATCTAATCTTAAAGTAGTCCCCTCAGAGTCAGACTATCTATTTCTGTCCTAGTATATTAGAGAAATTTTGTACCAAAACTTGTATCTCATCataaaaagaaacaaaacatCAGCAGTGATCGGTACCTCTACATACAAATCATAGAGTTCGCAGATCTTGTCTTCTAGTGCGGAATCCATACTGTATTTTCCTTTCAGGGCTCTTTTTTCATCATTATTGATTTCCTTAAAGTCAATCGATGAGCCTTCCTGTTGCTCAGCCAACTGAAAGGCAAATGCAACATAAGAACTGAAAAGGCAATAGCTGAAATAAATTCATTGATAATATGTCAAATTTCTCGCCTCACAGGTTGATGAAAAAGTATGACAGGCAACAATAACAAGCCACCAATCCCAACAATTTGGGGTTATGGATCTGTCCCACAATGAACTCTATGgaataataaaaaatgaaatgCAATCTCAGAAATTTACATGCCCATCAATTAACTATTACCTGGGGCCTCAACTGAGAAACACGTGCTCTGACCATCTCATTAACCTCCCTTTTTATTTGCTGGAATCTATCGGCTTTCTGCTGTTTTGCTGAATTGCCTACCTCAACCATTGTTCTCATATTTTTCTAATAAAATGttagaaagaaaaagaattaacATTACAGCACATATACCACAAAAAATATCCACCAATCAAAAAGAGaaaatgtattaaaaaaaatacattaacAAGAATTCATCCATAAAACTATTGATTTACAGAATAAATCTCTTCCCAACCAATAACAAAATATTAAGATGGAAGCAGAATTGATTAGTTATTGAAGCACGAAATAGCTGCGATTACAATTTCTAGCCATGAGAAATTCATGTAGTAGTTTATTGCAACTGTGAGCCTTGATTTATTCATCATTTTGCGTATTCTTGGCTATCCATTATTTCAAATGTTAATCCATATCAGTCGGCACAGCGAAAATGTGCTGTTCCAACTGTTAACCCAAACTGTTATTGTGTCAGCGCGTGTATGTTAATGCGATGTACGTGTCGATATAGTTTTGATGTACCAATAAAGATAGGGTCTACCTTGTCCAGTATCATTTTGAATGACCAAGACAAGAGCACTCTTCTCATGACAACCTTTTATTTCATCAGTTAGTCATGAGGAAAAGATTAAACACTATAGAAAGAGGGGGaacagaagtaaaaaaaaaaatcaccaatTGGAgaaccaacaacaataataatgaaGAGTGACATTTTAATCAAAGAGACTGACATGCATCCATCTCATATTGTGCATGCTCCAGTTCCAACTTTGCGAGTCCAGCTTAATCTCCCAATTCTATCTCCCGATGATTAATCAAGATATGATATCATAGGAGCATTACTTCATCCAAGTGTTAGAAAATTAGAGTTGAATTCAATAGGATGCTACAAGAACCAAATCTCAAATCTATATTCATTGTGGTATTTGTAAGGCATTGTCAGATACTTGCTTAAATGCTTATCCCTTATTGCTCCAATTCACAATCTAATTGTTATTGGTTAATATTTAGAGGCAAACAATTAAGAAGAAGTACATTACAAAATTAAAAGACGTTTGAGTTAATCTCAGCACACTTTGAAACATGCTGAAGCATGACATGATATTGAAACTACACTATTCCAGCTTATTTGATTGAAACTTCTGCAAAAAATGATACTTTACCTCTTGTAGTTATGACACAAGTACTGCAATTTAAagccattatattaaattaataaaaggtATATCATTGGACTAGGGAAATAATGTCATAACTATATCTAGTCAACATAGAGTGGCATAACTATATCATTAGACTAGGGaaatcataaatcatatctatGTTCGGTCAACAAAGAGCGGCATAACTATTTTCTACTCCACTGAATTGGTTGGAGTGTCTACTAAGAATAATGAAAAGAGTGACGGGTGTCCGCAATATTGGAACTATATTATTCTAGCAAAAGATTGAAATTCTAGCATGGAATGTGTTATTAATAAGCTTATGGTTATCACACAAGTACTGAAATTTGAAgtcattattttaatttaataaaggtATCTCAGTACACTAGGTAAATAGTAAGTCATAGATTCATACTCCATCAACACAACAGAACTAATTTTCTGCTCCATTGAACTGGTTGAAGCATCAAGAAAAGTGAGAATAATGAGCACAGACAATCCCAACAAATTTCAGGAGACACATTAAAAGAAATAATTAGAATCGCCAATTTATCATCACCCTATAACATGTTGGTATAATTGAAAAATATGTGAGATCAGCCCTCATGACTACAAACAAGGATAAGAAAAAAATGAAGGGGATCATAGTACCTGACAGTACTCAATAGTATAATTTAAATTCTCAGAGAAGTTACCTTCAATGTCTTGCGCTGCATTAGGTGACCTAGAATGCCCATAAGTCGATCCACCAACTCATCTTCCGAGATTTTACCTTGGCTTGCCTAAGAAAAGGTGAATTTTTTTTGGTTACTGCTAATACAGATGTGAAAAAGAATTTGGTAAGCATAACTTAGCATTTCATATAATTCATAGGTAAACAAGAAAAGAAATGCATAAGAGTCAGAGAAAAGTGCCAAAATGTTGTTCATGTGTTGGCATTCAATCATGTGTTAGCAGATGTGGCTGGTACCAATTGGCTCATCAGTTTTATAAAGAAAACAACAATAGGTATCATGAAACATTTGGTAAGCATCAATTTAGTCAGACCCACAAATATTGTATCATCAAAAAATTGCAAGAAACCTTTTTCTTCTTCCAGTTACTCAAGGTTATCTAATGTTAGtctgtatcatgaaacatatctgTAATGGTTGTGATGATATAGCTTTGCAAATAGCTCAAGGGATGGATGAAATCAATATATAGTCCAAACCATATAATTGAGACAAACACGACCAAGCCTCATTTAATAATGATTATCATGAATCATTGTTTAAATCATAAGAATAAATTAAAAGTTATAAAATAGGCTAAAATTCCAACTCAAAATAGTTTGTTCATCTTAAATATGTAACATTAGATAATTACTGTTTAATAGCAAAATATAAATGAAGTGTGATCATTATTCATGAACAAAAAAAGGTTCAGATCACAAGCAAAAAGTGTGATCATTAGATTTGAAATACACTGTAAGAtagacaataggaaatttaatgcTGACTACTACTTGTTTCTGATTTTGAATCTACTGGCAATGCAAATGAAGATaggaagaggaagaaaacaaTACTGCATGAAGAGGAAACATTACTGGGCATtgtaatttatcccttcatgttCCATGAACAATCTTTTGGTAGCTTTGCAGCTTATAAAAGACAAAGAAACATTACTGGGCATTCCTATCAATAATACTATTATATAAAGCATTAAAGAGCAATTAAGAACTATGATGGCTAGCAGTCACAGCCAAAATTTAGGTGGCATGTTGGTGAATGGCCATCATGATGTCAGTTTAGGTGCCAATATTGTTGAATGGACAAAATGATATTGGTTCAGCTGCCAATTTTGGTGAATGGACAAAATGATATTGGTTTAAGTGCCAAAATTGATGAATGGCTGAAACAATATTGGTTTCAATGTCAACGCTCATACCAAGTGTTGGTATGGATTGTTGGAAACCCCCACGGGCATAGCCGAGTTGGTATTTGGGTGGTAGATTGCCACATGGTATGGCTTGTTGGAAGAAATTCCATCATTGTTTTAGAGCTAGAGCCGGCCATCCCGAGGTGTTCCATGTCTTGGAGATTGGCCATAATGCTACATGGTGTCTGGTTGTGTGTGCCACATAAAGGTATTTAAAACTCTGATCATAACTATTAAATAACCAAAGTTTTATATGACAATACTTTTGTGTTTTCTAGCAAAGCCATAAATTAGCTtacagaaaagaaaaaaaaaacatttactgTCCTATTAGCATTTAACACATATATTGAACTATGTTCTTTTCGATACAGAACCACATTTGGTATATGAACTAAGGAATTCAGAGAAGTCCCATTCTCCTAGCCAAAAACCACTAAATCCCATATGCCCACTCAAAAATcaaaacatattaaacaaaatttTGTAAAATCTCAGTATAAGTTCCACATACATAGGAAAACAGTTGAATGTTGATGTTTTTATCTTAAGTAGCAGTGGAGACATCTACAAGGTAATGAGAATAAGTTCATTCAACAATAATACCGATAATCGAGCTACTTTAGCAAGCTTCTGTTTGACTGGCTGGGGAAGCCTCCTCTTGATGCTTTGGAACGCAGGATCTGCATCTTGAACAACAAGGGTTGGTGGTCTACCTACAGAGAGTTTTCAAACCAATTATCAAAACAAAAATAATGGAAAGGAGGCTTCTtgaagttcaaaaaaaaaaagcaatatAGGGTTCAGAAGATTTACATTCAGCCACTATCATTTCGAGGTCACGAATAGCCCTTTCAAGTGTTGTACCTTTAGGTCTAACAGAAGAACCTTCTCTTGCCCTTGAGGATGATTGCTGCTGCAATACATCAACAAATAGCAAAGCAAAGAAAATGAATTAGATATATCAAATATATCTCCAGCCACAAATAACACATAGCAGACACTCTACAGAATAGCAGCAGGGACAATAACGACAATCAAAACTCAAAATATCTTCAACTAGTCTTAAGTAATTGCATCAGTAAAGATGCACTGAAACAATGTAAAAGATAACTAGTAACCAGTTGCAAATGAGACAATTTTTTTACTGAAACTAAAGGTGAAGATCCATTGGCAGCATGATCACTTGTTGGAATTGCTGGTGTGCAAAATAATTAATCTTTAAGAAATTCTGTTCACTATGAATATATATTTAACGAGATCTTAGCAAGACCGTGATCCTTTAATGGGGAAAGAAggtagcaaaaaaaaaattaaggcatTTATCTACTTATCTTTCCCTAACTCGCTGATTCACCAAACTTTTACAGCAGATAGAGATACTCTAGAGTTCTTCATCCAGTAAGTGGTATTCTAACTACATAATAACAActaatcatgtaactaatttacCTATTCATAAATGTCAAGTTAATTCCCACAGAAAACTAGTTTCGGGATCCTTTGTGTAAAAGATGAAAATTGGTACTCCATCTTAAAGAACCAGTTAGAACAAATGCTCTTAAGTGCAGATTTCACCATGTCCATGTTTGTGTAGAGAGAAATGTTAGCAGATTTATATGGTAGTCTCATGGTTGATTGTTCTTCTGAATATGGTGAAAATCTCTTTATATGGTAGTCTCATGGTTGATTGAGCGTGAATGTTCATCTACCATGTCAGAAGAACAATCAACATTTTCATCTGCTGATTTCACCATGCAAATTTCACTTGGTGTACTCCACCAAGATAATAAATTTCAACTTTCAATTCTACAAATCCTATGGTTTATGAAtgtgaatttaaatcatttttatttaatatatcagAGCATtaacttttcatttttttaaaaggaaatctttgttttaaaaaaaaaaaactagttttgAAATAGGTAGATTGCTAAGTCAAATGGACATGCTCTTAAAATTACCAAATGTTAGCAGATGCATTACCAAAAGATTAGGAGGTCGTACTTTACGAAGgctcaatgttttttttttcaaaaaaaaacaaaactactaacagttttattttgtaggagaCACTCCCTTCTGCCCATAGGATCACTGTGAACAGGGTTCAGATTCAGATCAGATGTGAAGGTTCATGGCAAATATAAAAGTCAGATAAACCCAAGTCATCGAAAGCTGAAATGATGTTCATTATCTAATACAACAAACACCAAAGCGCAGAGAACTAACCGTTGAATGTACAGGATATGAACTCCCAGGGGAATTCATGGAAAAGGCATCACTGGTACTGTATCTATCGACACGCCTAACCTTTGTAGATGCTTCCCTAGTTTCACCGTTGTGCAGCTTTTTTGAGTGAAAATCTACTTGAACTTTGTCACGAAATGCTTGATCTAACGAATCACTGGTTCTCGACCTGTGAGTAGCTCCAGCACCTGCTTTATGCTTATCAAAATCCTTCAACTCAGAAGGTGTAGACAAAATGTCTTTGTATGGTAGTCTCATGGTTGATTGTTCTTCTGGCATGGTGAAATCAGCAGATTTCCTTTTACTGACAGCTGTAGTGGCTTTTGATCTATATTTTAAAGATCTTCCTTCCTCATTGTAATGTCCACCATATGATGCATAAACTTTTGCAGGATTTAATTTCCTTCCCACCACTGAACCACTCCTAGCAGCATCTTTAGCTCGCACATTGCCAGCATTTGGTGGGTTATCAGAAACAATGGCATGACTACCATCACCATGCAGCTTGGGAgtatcttttcttctcctttttttGGGCACCTCTTTAGGCGACAAGCTAGACTCACTGTTTGCAGAGAAAATCATAGCAAAAATCTTgtgaaattattatttaatttacgaTCCAGAAAAACTTAAACATTCATTGAATTTCACTATAGGCAACAAAGCCAATGAATAATACTGTCACTTCATAAATCAAGTTTCAAGAAATTTCAGATAGAAGAGACCATTTTAGGAATATATTCTACCATTTTCTGTGTTTCTTGAGATAAATGGCTAACAAAGGTAACACCCAAGAAAAGAGCAGATAAATCAGAAAGACCATAATATCTTAGCTAAAAAAACCACCACATGTTGGATTAACGTCACTATTAGCAGCCTCCCTTGAAAAGGATAATGCAATAATATAAAAATTGTCCCAAGACAAGCATTAAAAAAATGACAAGAGGCttacaaattagaaaagaatttgcAGCAACAACGTTCACAGATTTGAAAACATTTCCATTTTAAATACATACTAGAATAGTTCAAAGCAGCTGCCAATATTATGCAGTCAACCATACCAAGGAAATTCACGAAAAGCTAACTAGTTGTAGATTCTAAATTATATTCAAATGCTTAAGTATAACTGTTAAGAAGTATTAGTATTAATAGAATTATGGTGTAGCAAGTTCAGTCCTGCATTGATATTTCAGTTTAGGATTATATCCAACATTCTATACATATCCATGTTAATATTTCAGTTTAGGATTATTGTGACATTTTTTGTACTCTGCTTTCCAGTGCTTCATCAATTTTGTCTCAATTTTCAATGTAATTTAAGGGTTTGAGGGTTTGTTTTGTTATTGCATCAGTTAAGAATaaataagtttatatatatatatatataatcacacAAGAATGTTGGTTAAAGTTGCAATTTCGGATTTCATTGCTGCAGATAACACAATGGCCAAAAACTATAATACTTGATTGAAATTATAGACAACAGCAGTCACACCAGAGATGACTTTAAATAAAAGATATATTTAGAGAACATAAAACAAAACAGTTGTTTTAAATATGGcaaataaagtaaacaaataCCAAGGAAAAACGAATTATGTGGCAGAAGCTTACATTTGCTCTAATTTTCCTTTGTTTACAAAATATCCATTATGTTTTGTTGACATTTTGTCTACT
Coding sequences:
- the LOC122047566 gene encoding ubinuclein-1-like isoform X2, yielding MDAAARASAAAFPAAPSTSAAASAAPPPLAPSLPTPPPAAAVAPSSSAAVSLQKEPAPSGGDQRLRFSVTLKPGETTIVSWKRLLKENGKGQGDPPVAGPADRPPAAQPGEVAAPSAEDPKDAVPPPNRFSAVIEKIERLYVGNESSDEELDDIPDDDQYDTEDSFIDDTELDEYFQVDKMSTKHNGYFVNKGKLEQIESSLSPKEVPKKRRRKDTPKLHGDGSHAIVSDNPPNAGNVRAKDAARSGSVVGRKLNPAKVYASYGGHYNEEGRSLKYRSKATTAVSKRKSADFTMPEEQSTMRLPYKDILSTPSELKDFDKHKAGAGATHRSRTSDSLDQAFRDKVQVDFHSKKLHNGETREASTKVRRVDRYSTSDAFSMNSPGSSYPVHSTQSSSRAREGSSVRPKGTTLERAIRDLEMIVAECRPPTLVVQDADPAFQSIKRRLPQPVKQKLAKVARLSASQGKISEDELVDRLMGILGHLMQRKTLKKNMRTMVEVGNSAKQQKADRFQQIKREVNEMVRARVSQLRPQLAEQQEGSSIDFKEINNDEKRALKGKYSMDSALEDKICELYDLYVEGMDEDKGPQSRKLYLELAELWPNGYMDNVGIKDAIYRSKERKRALYRHHKVRDEERIKRKKLASAMRADESNPASASQLRSVQERTPPATDSAAKYLPPTKLVPNQVVSSTSAFVDSAQPYTDPIQPVSKNPDKTRGVDMRTNPEDAKKKLKRKVESESSETRGHPERLPSQHVTEKQKSFKHMDDTNASNQPKLNLLESSGVPNLDQAS
- the LOC122047566 gene encoding ubinuclein-1-like isoform X1; this encodes MDAAARASAAAFPAAPSTSAAASAAPPPLAPSLPTPPPAAAVAPSSSAAVSLQKEPAPSGGDQRLRFSVTLKPGETTIVSWKRLLKENGKGQGDPPVAGPADRPPAAQPGEVAAPSAEDPKDAVPPPNRFSAVIEKIERLYVGNESSDEELDDIPDDDQYDTEDSFIDDTELDEYFQVDKMSTKHNGYFVNKGKLEQIESSLSPKEVPKKRRRKDTPKLHGDGSHAIVSDNPPNAGNVRAKDAARSGSVVGRKLNPAKVYASYGGHYNEEGRSLKYRSKATTAVSKRKSADFTMPEEQSTMRLPYKDILSTPSELKDFDKHKAGAGATHRSRTSDSLDQAFRDKVQVDFHSKKLHNGETREASTKVRRVDRYSTSDAFSMNSPGSSYPVHSTQQSSSRAREGSSVRPKGTTLERAIRDLEMIVAECRPPTLVVQDADPAFQSIKRRLPQPVKQKLAKVARLSASQGKISEDELVDRLMGILGHLMQRKTLKKNMRTMVEVGNSAKQQKADRFQQIKREVNEMVRARVSQLRPQLAEQQEGSSIDFKEINNDEKRALKGKYSMDSALEDKICELYDLYVEGMDEDKGPQSRKLYLELAELWPNGYMDNVGIKDAIYRSKERKRALYRHHKVRDEERIKRKKLASAMRADESNPASASQLRSVQERTPPATDSAAKYLPPTKLVPNQVVSSTSAFVDSAQPYTDPIQPVSKNPDKTRGVDMRTNPEDAKKKLKRKVESESSETRGHPERLPSQHVTEKQKSFKHMDDTNASNQPKLNLLESSGVPNLDQAS